In the Euphorbia lathyris chromosome 5, ddEupLath1.1, whole genome shotgun sequence genome, one interval contains:
- the LOC136230401 gene encoding 11S globulin seed storage protein Ana o 2.0101-like, with protein MAYACVCCLFFLLHSFVAFSFEINCQVIPHLFAREPDIYIPTDAGSNEIWTSFSNEFQCAGVQIVRYTIKPNRHVLPVYANADVLCYTVQGKLMFGVIIPECIQESDGEKNEYHTISYLRRGEVLAYHAGEIFWGYNDGNETCVVLVISHAPNTDPLRLFCLGGPQNMLGGLSLEFTTNAFNINNELATKLQRKIGRTHNTICVTESELHLSNSPTTQPYPKHDQRERKGSYNVNEESFCDINTTRIVKISDPSRADLFVPEVGHFTTIDVHQLAIHESSQLSISYNKDVMRLSHWENGYSIFYVVKGEGHIQVVNDSGKNVFDDIIKEGQLLTVPHSFLIAEQSKTDMFEYVTFKTNANPITSELSGRNSVINYLPLEVLENAFNINKEEAKMVKLGTKETSLVKTY; from the exons ATGGCTTATGCTTGTGTATGCTGTCTCTTTTTCCTCCTCCATAGCTTCGTAGCTTTTAGTTTTGAAATAAATTGCCAAGTGATCCCTCATCTTTTTGCGAGGGAGCCTGATATCTACATTCCTACTGATGCTGGTTCTAACGAAATCTGGACTTCCTTTTCCAACGAGTTTCAATGTGCCGGCGTACAGATTGTTCGGTACACCATTAAACCCAATCGCCATGTATTACCAGTCTACGCCAATGCCGATGTACTCTGTTACACCGTTCAAG GTAAGCTTATGTTTGGTGTGATCATTCCTGAATGTATTCAAGAATCGGATGGTGAGAAAAATGAGTATCATACGATTTCTTATCTTCGAAGAGGTGAAGTATTAGCTTACCACGCTGGAGAAATTTTTTGGGGCTATAATGATGGAAATGAGACTTGTGTTGTGCTTGTTATCTCTCACGCCCCTAATACTGATCCTCTCCGA CTTTTCTGCTTAGGAGGGCCTCAAAATATGTTAGGCGGATTGTCTTTAGAGTTTACCACTAACGCTTTCAACATTAATAATGAGTTGGCTACAAAACTTCAAAGAAAGATTGGCCGTACACATAACACCATCTGTGTGACTGAAAGTGAACTTCATTTATCTAATTCTCCAACTACCCAACCATATCCAAAACATGACCAACGAGAGCGAAAAGGTTCTTACAATGTCAATGAGGAGTCTTTCTGCGACATTAACACAACAAGGATAGTGAAAATCTCTGATCCTTCTAGGGCGGATCTTTTCGTCCCAGAAGTTGGGCATTTCACAACAATCGACGTCCATCAACTCGCTATTCATGAGTCGAGTCAACTCAGCATTTCGTACAACAAG GATGTTATGAGATTATCCCATTGGGAAAATGGTTATAGCATATTTTACGTGGTGAAGGGTGAAGGTCATATTCAAGTAGTGAATGACAGTGGAAAGAATGTGTTCGATGACATAATAAAGGAAGGGCAACTCCTTACAGTACCGCATAGCTTTTTAATAGCGGAACAGTCAAAGACTGACATGTTCGAATATGTTACTTTCAAAACCAACGCCAACCCGATCACCTCTGAGCTTTCTGGTCGAAACTCGGTCATTAATTACTTGCCATTGGAAGTTCTTGAAAATGCATTCAATATCAATAAGGAAGAGGCTAAGATGGTGAAGCTTGGAACGAAAGAGACATCCTTGGTTAAAACATACTAA